The proteins below are encoded in one region of Knoellia sp. S7-12:
- a CDS encoding type II toxin-antitoxin system prevent-host-death family antitoxin, translating into MPTQVNVHEAKSQLSKLIEKVLAGEQVTIARAGKPVVDLVPHQEPKIIFGVEGWIGVEYDPDLFDGIDPEIQEMFYGKDWDK; encoded by the coding sequence ATGCCCACTCAGGTCAACGTCCACGAGGCGAAGTCCCAGCTGTCCAAGCTCATCGAGAAGGTCCTCGCGGGTGAGCAGGTGACGATCGCCCGCGCAGGCAAGCCGGTCGTCGACCTCGTCCCGCACCAAGAGCCCAAAATCATCTTCGGCGTCGAAGGCTGGATTGGGGTCGAGTACGACCCAGATCTCTTCGACGGCATCGATCCCGAGATCCAGGAGATGTTCTACGGCAAGGACTGGGACAAGTGA
- a CDS encoding type II toxin-antitoxin system VapC family toxin: MILLDTSALLWFFTRDPRMGPASQEALRGSTSPVHFSAISIVEFTIKEMIGKLQLMAPAAESARRAGMRELPFTADHAAGLEAFPALVRHDPFDRMLLAQARIEGMRLLTSDRVLLAAEPELTIDARA; encoded by the coding sequence GTGATCCTGCTCGACACAAGCGCGCTGTTGTGGTTCTTCACCAGGGATCCACGCATGGGGCCTGCCTCCCAAGAAGCCCTCCGCGGGTCGACCTCGCCAGTCCACTTCTCTGCCATCAGCATCGTCGAATTCACGATCAAGGAGATGATCGGAAAGCTGCAACTCATGGCTCCTGCTGCTGAGTCAGCACGCCGAGCCGGAATGCGAGAGCTGCCCTTCACGGCAGATCACGCCGCTGGCCTCGAGGCCTTCCCAGCGCTTGTGCGGCACGACCCTTTTGACCGGATGCTCTTGGCCCAGGCCCGAATTGAGGGCATGCGCCTCCTCACCTCTGACCGGGTCCTGCTTGCCGCCGAGCCCGAACTGACGATCGACGCCCGGGCCTGA
- a CDS encoding carbon monoxide dehydrogenase subunit G produces the protein MKISGTATMVASPEQVWQAVHDPEALARSIPGCESLRELSPGRYAMTVMAGVAAIKGSYEGEVAVSDVSEPDRFTMKADGAGAPGTISTTVDVALAAAEGGGTTITYEADALVGGPIGGVGQRMLAGVARKMAGQMFTALDDDIAGVRREKKKPKGGVLVDEVPSGPRPINPVGTSVASLGSPGFVPGALFGAGVALAGVVVGWLIGRR, from the coding sequence ATGAAGATTTCCGGCACCGCGACGATGGTGGCCTCCCCCGAGCAGGTGTGGCAGGCCGTCCACGACCCCGAAGCCCTGGCACGCAGCATCCCCGGCTGCGAGAGCCTGCGTGAGCTCTCGCCCGGTCGCTACGCCATGACCGTGATGGCAGGAGTTGCCGCGATCAAGGGCTCCTACGAGGGCGAGGTCGCGGTCAGCGATGTCTCCGAGCCGGACCGCTTCACCATGAAGGCTGATGGCGCGGGTGCGCCGGGCACGATCTCGACCACCGTCGACGTCGCATTGGCAGCGGCAGAAGGTGGCGGGACGACCATCACCTATGAGGCCGATGCCCTCGTCGGTGGACCCATCGGCGGTGTCGGTCAGCGCATGCTCGCCGGCGTGGCCCGCAAGATGGCCGGACAGATGTTCACAGCCCTGGACGACGACATCGCCGGCGTCCGCAGGGAGAAGAAGAAGCCGAAGGGTGGCGTGCTCGTCGACGAGGTCCCCAGCGGCCCTCGTCCCATCAACCCGGTCGGGACGTCCGTCGCCTCGCTCGGCAGTCCGGGCTTCGTCCCCGGGGCGCTGTTCGGTGCGGGCGTCGCCCTCGCCGGCGTCGTCGTCGGCTGGCTCATCGGACGTCGCTGA
- a CDS encoding NmrA family NAD(P)-binding protein: MTEVLVIGAAGKTGRAVTRALVERGVGVRAAVRPGSRSLIYGDRVRAVSVELVTGSGLEAAVAGVSAIYHLAPNVHPDEVLIATRVAESALRQGVSRFAYHSVLHPDDASMPHHLRKAQAERSIRARLESATILRPAAYLQNLEHAARQGRIEVPHSLDAPFTNVDLDDVAVVAARVLTEDGHEGATYDLAGAERMSVRDMAEVATDVLGRHVEAASMSLDDWMTGPGADQSEQARHDLVAMFRSYDHGGLVGDPSALRQMLGREPRTWRDVLA, from the coding sequence TTGACCGAGGTCCTCGTCATCGGCGCGGCCGGCAAGACCGGCCGCGCCGTGACGCGCGCTCTCGTCGAACGCGGTGTCGGCGTGCGTGCCGCGGTCCGCCCCGGGAGCCGTTCCCTGATTTATGGGGACCGGGTTCGTGCCGTGTCCGTCGAGCTCGTGACCGGGAGTGGTCTGGAGGCGGCCGTGGCGGGCGTGTCCGCGATCTATCACCTCGCGCCCAACGTGCATCCGGACGAGGTCTTGATCGCAACGCGTGTCGCTGAATCCGCACTGCGACAGGGGGTTTCACGCTTTGCCTACCACTCCGTCCTTCACCCCGACGATGCGTCGATGCCACACCATCTGCGCAAGGCACAGGCCGAGAGGTCGATCCGCGCACGGCTGGAGTCGGCCACGATCCTGCGCCCTGCAGCCTATCTGCAGAACCTTGAGCACGCCGCACGTCAGGGACGGATCGAGGTGCCCCATTCGCTGGACGCACCCTTCACGAATGTCGATCTCGACGACGTCGCCGTGGTGGCCGCTCGGGTGCTGACCGAGGACGGGCATGAGGGCGCAACGTATGACCTCGCAGGCGCAGAACGGATGTCCGTGCGCGACATGGCAGAGGTCGCCACTGACGTCCTTGGCAGGCACGTCGAGGCGGCCAGCATGTCACTGGACGACTGGATGACCGGACCCGGCGCCGATCAGTCGGAGCAGGCCAGGCACGACCTCGTGGCGATGTTCCGGAGCTACGACCACGGCGGGCTCGTCGGTGATCCGAGTGCACTCCGCCAGATGCTCGGGCGTGAACCCCGGACCTGGCGCGACGTTCTTGCCTGA
- a CDS encoding carbon-nitrogen hydrolase family protein, translating to MRALTAAAIQVAPVRGSLTPQVVKANIARCIDFVRRCVAETGAELVVLPESATTGFTPDCPAENLWDLVSELPGAMIEPFQAVARELGIVLCVGTYERGPERGIVYNASVLIDTDGALLGVYRKTHPFCTEAVSGGGWVTPGDTVTVCDTAIGRIGMIICFDGDYPELSRIQAVQGAEIICRPSALLRSADIWELTSRARAYDNHVFVIGANATGIDSVGVIYFGNSHIVTPNATIIAKAASHEGWVSARLDPATALSSLTPGSNIGQGFDHLRDRNLDLIRRHREELESPAKTSFPHGGVRPDHKPEGD from the coding sequence ATGCGTGCCCTCACTGCAGCGGCGATCCAGGTCGCGCCCGTGCGCGGCTCACTCACCCCGCAGGTTGTCAAGGCCAACATCGCCCGCTGCATCGACTTCGTGCGGCGCTGCGTGGCCGAGACGGGCGCGGAGCTCGTCGTCCTGCCCGAGTCGGCGACGACGGGGTTCACGCCGGACTGCCCCGCGGAGAACCTCTGGGATCTCGTGAGTGAGCTGCCGGGAGCGATGATCGAGCCGTTCCAGGCCGTGGCCCGCGAGCTGGGGATCGTACTGTGCGTCGGCACCTACGAGCGTGGGCCCGAGCGAGGCATCGTCTACAACGCCTCGGTGCTCATCGACACCGATGGCGCCCTGCTCGGGGTCTATCGCAAGACCCATCCGTTCTGCACCGAAGCGGTCTCCGGAGGTGGTTGGGTCACTCCGGGTGACACGGTCACAGTGTGTGACACCGCCATCGGCCGCATCGGGATGATCATCTGCTTCGACGGCGACTACCCGGAGCTGTCGCGAATCCAGGCCGTCCAGGGCGCCGAGATCATCTGTCGCCCGTCGGCCCTGCTGAGGTCGGCCGACATCTGGGAGCTCACGTCACGGGCCCGCGCCTACGACAATCACGTCTTCGTCATCGGCGCCAACGCCACGGGGATCGACTCTGTCGGCGTCATCTACTTTGGCAACAGCCACATCGTCACGCCGAACGCGACGATCATCGCCAAGGCTGCCTCGCACGAGGGGTGGGTGTCAGCACGGCTAGACCCGGCAACTGCGTTGTCGTCGCTCACCCCGGGCTCCAACATCGGTCAGGGGTTCGATCACCTCCGAGACCGCAACCTCGACCTCATCCGGCGTCATCGGGAGGAGCTCGAGTCACCGGCAAAAACGTCTTTCCCGCACGGAGGCGTGCGGCCCGACCACAAGCCCGAAGGCGACTGA
- a CDS encoding hydantoinase/oxoprolinase family protein, translated as MAQRRIRIGIDTGGTFTDVVAFDEDSGELVTTKTPSTPSNPADGFINGIEKVLGLMQASGDDITAVCHGTTVATNKLLEGKVEQLGFITTQGYEFMLEIARQAVPDGYGNSYFWVKPPRIVAADHVRTVGGRMDFEGNEIRPFDEESATVAARWFKERGITTIGVCFLHSYAADDHELRMREILRREHPDAIVSISSEVLREYREYERSMTTLVDAAVKPNVSRYVSNIHSRLEGFTGGSGREIPFYIMKSNGGVLSADEVVHQPITTVLSGPAAGALGAALIAQKAGFDKVLTCDGGGTSTDVSVVLDGEPTLTTEGTVGAYPSKIPMIDVVTVGAGGGSIAWVSPEGALKVGPHSAGADPGPLCYGKGGPEGGLPTITDAQLVLGRIPPHLLGGEIPLDVEAARNGIEALADRLGLDFERCATGILEISAWNQANALRQVSVKRGLDVRDFMLTTFGGSGSLLACLLVDILDLAGVVVPQNPGNVSAFGLLTVDVKNDYVQTQVAKQSALDHAAIEKTFTGLTERAAAALDKEGFARSEHQFTRTVDLRYFGQAYEVRVLAPADAPVNDAYAAQVAEAFHDAHNQLYGYDFRSDPTQQVEWVNLRVTGVGPITRPELTRHDPPGWWALADPPHRQVCFDADEGYLPTPIINRTDLMAEVRLTGPAIIEEFGSTVPVHPGFEVRVDEYLNLVITKVATVTAATEDAR; from the coding sequence ATGGCGCAGCGACGAATCAGGATCGGGATCGACACGGGCGGGACGTTCACCGACGTCGTGGCGTTCGACGAGGACTCTGGTGAGCTCGTCACGACCAAGACGCCGAGCACGCCGAGCAATCCGGCGGACGGATTCATCAACGGCATCGAGAAGGTCCTCGGTCTGATGCAGGCGAGCGGCGACGACATCACCGCCGTCTGCCACGGGACGACCGTCGCGACCAACAAGCTCCTCGAGGGCAAGGTCGAGCAGCTCGGGTTCATCACGACGCAGGGCTACGAGTTCATGCTCGAGATCGCTCGCCAGGCGGTGCCCGACGGCTATGGCAACTCCTACTTCTGGGTGAAGCCTCCTCGCATCGTCGCCGCCGACCACGTCCGGACGGTGGGCGGGCGCATGGACTTCGAGGGCAACGAGATTCGCCCGTTCGATGAGGAGAGCGCGACCGTTGCTGCCCGCTGGTTCAAGGAGCGCGGCATCACGACGATCGGGGTCTGTTTCCTGCATTCGTATGCCGCCGACGACCACGAGTTGCGGATGCGCGAGATCCTGCGTCGCGAGCACCCCGACGCCATCGTGTCGATCTCGAGTGAGGTGCTGCGTGAGTACCGCGAGTACGAACGGTCGATGACGACACTCGTCGACGCCGCCGTGAAGCCGAACGTCAGCCGCTATGTGAGCAACATCCACAGCCGGCTCGAAGGCTTCACCGGCGGGTCCGGACGCGAGATCCCCTTCTACATCATGAAGTCCAACGGGGGCGTCCTCTCGGCGGATGAGGTTGTGCACCAGCCCATCACCACCGTGCTGTCAGGTCCGGCGGCCGGCGCCCTCGGTGCAGCGCTCATCGCGCAGAAGGCGGGCTTCGACAAGGTGCTCACATGTGATGGCGGCGGCACCTCGACCGATGTCTCCGTGGTCCTCGACGGCGAGCCGACGCTCACGACCGAGGGCACCGTCGGCGCCTACCCGAGCAAGATCCCGATGATCGACGTCGTGACTGTGGGCGCCGGCGGCGGCTCCATCGCGTGGGTCTCCCCCGAGGGCGCGCTCAAGGTCGGACCTCATTCGGCCGGCGCGGACCCGGGTCCGCTCTGCTACGGCAAGGGCGGCCCGGAAGGTGGCCTGCCCACGATCACCGACGCCCAGCTCGTCCTGGGTCGCATCCCTCCGCACCTGCTCGGCGGCGAGATCCCACTCGATGTCGAGGCTGCTCGGAACGGCATCGAGGCACTGGCCGACCGGCTCGGACTCGACTTCGAGCGTTGTGCCACAGGCATTCTCGAGATCTCGGCCTGGAACCAGGCCAACGCCCTGCGGCAGGTGAGCGTCAAGCGCGGGCTCGACGTCCGTGACTTCATGCTCACGACGTTCGGTGGGTCCGGCTCGCTGCTCGCCTGCCTGCTCGTGGACATCCTCGACCTCGCCGGGGTGGTTGTCCCGCAGAACCCGGGCAACGTCAGTGCCTTCGGCCTGCTCACCGTCGACGTGAAGAACGACTACGTCCAGACGCAGGTTGCCAAGCAGTCAGCCCTCGACCACGCGGCGATCGAGAAGACGTTCACCGGGCTCACCGAGCGCGCCGCTGCCGCGCTCGACAAGGAAGGCTTCGCCCGCTCCGAGCACCAGTTCACGCGCACGGTCGACCTGCGCTACTTCGGTCAGGCCTACGAGGTGCGCGTCCTGGCGCCCGCTGACGCGCCGGTGAACGATGCGTATGCCGCACAGGTCGCCGAGGCGTTCCACGACGCCCACAACCAGCTCTATGGCTACGACTTCCGGAGCGACCCGACCCAACAGGTCGAGTGGGTCAACCTCCGCGTCACCGGCGTCGGTCCCATCACGCGACCCGAGCTCACCCGACACGACCCCCCGGGATGGTGGGCGCTTGCGGACCCGCCCCACCGCCAAGTCTGCTTCGACGCCGACGAAGGTTACCTACCGACGCCCATCATCAACCGGACCGACCTCATGGCCGAAGTGCGCCTGACCGGCCCGGCGATTATTGAAGAGTTCGGATCCACGGTGCCCGTCCACCCCGGTTTCGAGGTCCGTGTCGACGAGTACCTCAACCTCGTCATCACCAAGGTCGCCACGGTGACCGCGGCAACAGAGGATGCGCGATGA
- a CDS encoding PadR family transcriptional regulator → MVPSDDAILTHLRRGALEYCVLAMLQEQELYGLDIARRLTVDGILMSGEGTLYPLLARLRKAGLVDTKWQESVEGPPRRYYSLTHDGRSALEAFTRTWKPFRDAVDTAIQGGTP, encoded by the coding sequence ATGGTACCCAGCGACGACGCCATCCTGACGCACCTGCGTCGCGGTGCCCTGGAGTACTGCGTCCTCGCGATGCTCCAGGAGCAGGAGCTCTATGGGCTCGACATCGCCCGGCGCCTCACCGTCGACGGGATCCTCATGTCGGGCGAGGGCACGCTCTATCCGCTGCTCGCCCGGCTGCGCAAGGCCGGACTTGTCGACACGAAGTGGCAGGAGTCGGTCGAGGGACCGCCACGTCGCTACTACTCGCTCACCCATGACGGGCGCTCCGCCCTCGAAGCCTTCACCCGCACCTGGAAACCGTTCCGCGACGCGGTCGACACCGCCATCCAAGGGGGCACGCCATGA
- a CDS encoding hydantoinase B/oxoprolinase family protein — translation MNTAGLPTAYEHGKRLTEPGSTVDPILVEIVQGTLASVEMEVETAIARTSRSPMIRDAHDFRAGIHDRQLRKLTGRSYSALVHPIVRDFPLEEMVEGDVFFHNDVYESEGGIGHLPDLCVTVPVFHEGTVVAFVQAFGHHDDIGGAVPGSMPSNATSVHEEGLSVPPIKLWDRGVPNKAALRIMTRNSRMPDSLAADLDAECSACLMGARRLSDLFTRYGRDDIETAFDAILDSTTETYRREILSKIPEGTYVWEDYAEHDGVDQPRLHTQRITLTKVDDAPADPETNFLGGARLIVDFTGTAPQAKGPINHCGDYVGGNFLKKWLAPILRNLADTPERMAELDVNEGIVPLIEMRFPEKGTLLTPIYPAPTNARTFVILRLLGVLAGVVAKAVDGQMPADQETIRYTGVYGKDRDGNDYLMREVLGGGSGGRYYADGEDTIHVVPDSRNLPTEFTESRFPFIVERLGLAVDSGGAGRYRGGLGYEKQIRMLQDAHFMSIADRSILACWGLKGGKAGMPFSVVIDPGGPQEREVDALADSEPVRAGQLIRIRTTGGGGWGDPLERPLDEVERDLTWGKVSLEGARTAYGVVASGGKDDVSIDVAASEALREQLRQERGDEPFFDRGPGYAQLAQGARASEYDWM, via the coding sequence ATGAACACGGCTGGCCTGCCCACGGCATACGAGCACGGAAAGCGCCTCACCGAGCCCGGAAGCACGGTTGACCCGATCCTCGTCGAGATCGTCCAGGGCACTCTCGCGAGCGTCGAGATGGAGGTCGAGACCGCGATCGCCCGCACTTCCCGCTCCCCCATGATCCGCGACGCGCACGACTTCCGCGCCGGCATTCACGACCGCCAGTTGCGCAAACTCACCGGCCGTTCCTACTCGGCGCTCGTGCACCCGATCGTGCGCGACTTCCCGTTGGAGGAGATGGTCGAGGGCGACGTCTTCTTCCACAACGACGTCTATGAGTCCGAGGGCGGCATCGGCCACCTGCCCGACCTCTGCGTCACGGTTCCAGTCTTCCACGAGGGCACAGTCGTCGCGTTCGTCCAGGCGTTCGGTCACCACGACGACATCGGCGGTGCAGTCCCGGGATCCATGCCGAGCAACGCCACGAGTGTGCACGAGGAGGGACTGTCTGTCCCGCCGATCAAGTTGTGGGACAGGGGAGTTCCCAACAAGGCTGCCTTGCGGATCATGACCCGCAACTCGCGCATGCCGGACAGCCTCGCCGCCGACCTCGACGCCGAGTGCTCCGCCTGCCTCATGGGGGCGCGACGCCTCTCGGATCTCTTCACGCGCTACGGACGCGACGACATCGAGACCGCCTTCGACGCGATCCTCGACAGCACCACCGAGACCTACCGGCGCGAGATCCTCAGCAAGATCCCTGAGGGCACCTACGTCTGGGAGGACTACGCCGAGCACGACGGCGTCGACCAGCCCAGGCTCCACACGCAGCGGATCACCCTGACCAAGGTCGATGACGCGCCAGCCGACCCGGAGACCAACTTCCTCGGCGGTGCGCGGTTGATCGTCGACTTCACCGGGACGGCGCCGCAGGCCAAGGGGCCGATCAATCACTGCGGCGACTACGTCGGTGGCAACTTCCTCAAGAAGTGGCTCGCGCCGATCCTGCGCAACCTCGCGGACACCCCCGAGCGCATGGCCGAGCTCGACGTCAACGAGGGCATCGTGCCGCTCATCGAGATGCGCTTCCCCGAGAAGGGCACGCTGCTCACCCCGATCTATCCGGCGCCCACCAACGCACGCACCTTCGTCATCCTGCGGTTGCTCGGCGTGCTTGCCGGTGTCGTCGCGAAGGCCGTCGACGGCCAGATGCCGGCCGACCAGGAAACGATCCGCTACACGGGCGTCTACGGCAAGGACCGGGACGGCAACGACTACCTCATGCGCGAGGTCCTGGGAGGCGGCTCGGGAGGGCGCTACTACGCCGACGGTGAGGACACCATCCACGTCGTCCCCGACTCCCGCAATCTCCCGACGGAGTTCACCGAGTCACGCTTCCCGTTCATCGTCGAGCGGCTCGGGCTGGCGGTGGATTCCGGTGGTGCGGGCCGCTATCGGGGCGGCCTGGGCTACGAGAAGCAGATAAGGATGCTCCAGGACGCCCACTTCATGTCGATCGCCGACCGCTCGATCCTCGCGTGTTGGGGACTCAAGGGCGGCAAGGCGGGTATGCCGTTCAGTGTCGTCATCGATCCCGGCGGTCCGCAGGAGCGCGAGGTCGACGCCTTGGCCGACTCCGAACCGGTCCGTGCCGGTCAGCTGATCCGTATTCGCACTACGGGTGGCGGCGGCTGGGGCGACCCGCTCGAGCGTCCTCTCGACGAGGTCGAACGGGACCTCACCTGGGGCAAGGTGTCGCTGGAAGGTGCGCGGACGGCATACGGCGTCGTGGCCTCTGGCGGCAAGGACGACGTGAGCATCGACGTCGCGGCGAGCGAGGCGCTGCGAGAGCAGCTGCGGCAAGAGCGCGGCGACGAGCCGTTCTTCGACCGCGGACCCGGCTACGCCCAACTCGCCCAGGGCGCCCGCGCCAGTGAGTACGACTGGATGTGA
- a CDS encoding response regulator transcription factor, translated as MSYVLIAEDEPRISAFIAKGLTASGIQSEIASDGATALALALAGGHDLMLLDIGLPELDGFEVLSRLRASGSTLPVIILTARDSVTDTIAGLEGGADDYMPKPFSFGELLARVRLRLRAAAPDPDSGVNEISAGGIRLDLRTRQARVQGRVTDLSSREFVLLETFLRHPGHVLSREQLLSHVWGYDFDPGSNVVDVYVRYLRRKIGADAIETVRGMGYRLRA; from the coding sequence ATGAGCTATGTCCTTATTGCGGAGGACGAGCCGAGGATCTCGGCGTTCATCGCCAAGGGCCTCACGGCGAGCGGCATCCAGTCCGAGATCGCGTCGGACGGTGCGACTGCCCTCGCGCTCGCGCTCGCGGGGGGCCACGACCTCATGCTGCTCGACATCGGGCTGCCGGAGCTGGATGGCTTCGAGGTGCTCTCGCGGCTGCGGGCGTCCGGCAGCACCCTCCCGGTCATCATCCTCACTGCGCGGGACTCGGTGACCGACACGATCGCGGGCCTCGAGGGCGGTGCCGACGACTACATGCCCAAACCGTTCTCGTTCGGCGAGCTGCTGGCCCGGGTTCGGTTGCGGCTTCGTGCTGCGGCTCCCGACCCCGACTCCGGGGTGAACGAGATCTCCGCCGGGGGCATCCGCCTCGACCTGCGAACGCGTCAGGCCCGGGTGCAGGGGCGGGTCACCGACCTCAGCTCACGCGAGTTCGTGCTGCTCGAGACGTTCCTGCGCCATCCCGGGCATGTGCTCAGCCGGGAGCAGCTGCTCAGTCATGTGTGGGGTTATGACTTCGACCCGGGCTCCAACGTCGTCGACGTCTATGTCCGATACCTGCGCCGCAAGATCGGTGCCGATGCCATCGAGACGGTGCGAGGGATGGGCTACCGGCTGCGGGCGTGA
- a CDS encoding HAMP domain-containing sensor histidine kinase, with product MTTTTKRTMTDGAPARAEAPPAFLGARSLSMRVRIVGSVAMLSALGLLGAGAAALVVERERIDARVERLLAQEIAEFRELAASGVDPETGGPFTTAERLLEVSMQRNVPDEHETHLGFLPDVTLVPVDGGGTLHRDAGFRSAVTSHTQPSFGIVDVPGHGRVTYAVLPFTKEGRASHYTAAYFTDLEMAELGDTIRSYAVAATLAWGALVLAAWLLAARILRPVHELRDTAARISDSDLTGRIHVRGDDELASLGTTFNGMLDRLQEAIGSQRRMLDDAGHELRTPITVIRGHLEVMDVEDADDVEGVRELALDELDRMSGLVEDLLVLAKARLPEFLTTEPTDVGDLVRRTLDKAQALGDRTWEVDSAPSIVAVVDPRRITQAVLQLAANAVTATREGDVVAIGCASTPNGVQVWVRDSGPGVPPEDRNRIFDRWNSGGNHVDGEGGTGLGLAIVQAIATAHGGTAWVTAAGPAGGARFVIEVPEGDLARDEVEDTGEKAREGQGGDDGSAEVSAARSGENRTDREGPAYVSIESLLDEPREVSR from the coding sequence GTGACGACGACGACGAAGCGGACGATGACTGACGGCGCCCCGGCTCGAGCCGAGGCCCCCCCGGCCTTCCTCGGGGCGCGATCACTGTCGATGCGAGTGCGCATCGTGGGTTCGGTGGCGATGTTGTCGGCGCTCGGGCTCCTGGGAGCCGGCGCCGCAGCCCTCGTCGTCGAACGCGAACGCATCGACGCCCGCGTCGAGAGACTCCTCGCTCAGGAGATCGCCGAGTTCCGCGAGCTGGCCGCCAGTGGTGTCGATCCCGAGACCGGCGGCCCGTTCACCACGGCGGAGCGTCTCCTCGAGGTCTCGATGCAACGCAATGTCCCTGACGAGCACGAGACCCACCTCGGCTTCCTCCCCGACGTCACGCTCGTCCCGGTCGACGGTGGCGGCACCCTCCATCGCGACGCCGGTTTCCGGTCGGCTGTCACGAGCCACACGCAACCGTCGTTCGGCATCGTCGACGTCCCCGGACACGGTCGGGTGACCTATGCGGTGCTGCCGTTCACCAAGGAGGGACGGGCCAGCCACTACACCGCCGCCTACTTCACCGATCTTGAGATGGCCGAGCTCGGCGACACCATTCGTTCGTATGCCGTCGCCGCCACCTTGGCGTGGGGAGCGCTCGTCCTCGCGGCCTGGCTCCTTGCGGCCCGGATCCTGCGCCCCGTCCACGAGCTGCGCGACACGGCCGCCCGGATCAGCGACTCGGACCTGACCGGTCGGATCCACGTGCGGGGCGACGACGAGCTCGCCTCGCTGGGAACGACCTTCAACGGGATGCTGGATCGTCTGCAGGAGGCGATCGGCTCCCAGCGCCGCATGCTCGACGACGCGGGCCACGAGCTGCGCACACCCATCACCGTGATCCGTGGGCACCTCGAGGTGATGGACGTCGAGGACGCCGACGATGTCGAGGGCGTGCGCGAGCTCGCCCTCGACGAGCTGGACCGCATGAGCGGCCTCGTCGAGGACCTCCTGGTGCTCGCGAAGGCGCGCTTGCCCGAGTTCCTCACCACCGAGCCCACCGATGTCGGAGACCTCGTCCGCCGCACCCTCGACAAGGCCCAGGCCCTGGGCGACCGCACGTGGGAGGTGGACTCTGCACCTTCGATCGTTGCCGTCGTGGACCCGAGGCGCATCACCCAGGCAGTGCTCCAGCTCGCGGCCAATGCGGTCACGGCCACACGCGAGGGTGACGTCGTGGCCATCGGCTGCGCCTCCACGCCCAACGGCGTCCAGGTCTGGGTCCGCGACAGCGGGCCGGGCGTGCCGCCGGAGGATCGCAACCGCATCTTTGACCGGTGGAACAGCGGCGGCAACCACGTCGACGGGGAGGGTGGCACCGGTCTGGGCCTTGCCATCGTGCAGGCCATTGCGACGGCGCACGGGGGGACCGCGTGGGTCACCGCCGCCGGACCGGCTGGGGGTGCGCGGTTCGTCATCGAGGTGCCCGAGGGCGACCTCGCCAGAGATGAGGTCGAGGACACCGGCGAGAAGGCGAGGGAGGGCCAGGGCGGTGATGACGGTTCTGCGGAGGTGTCAGCCGCACGCTCGGGTGAGAATCGCACGGACCGTGAGGGACCGGCATACGTGAGCATTGAGTCGCTCCTTGACGAGCCGCGCGAGGTGTCCAGATGA